One Actinospica robiniae DSM 44927 genomic region harbors:
- the recO gene encoding DNA repair protein RecO, which produces MTLYRDDGIVLRTQRLGEADRVITVLTRERGRLRLVAKGVRRTTSKFGARLEPFAHVDFQTFDKQGRALGMITQAETIAAYGQRIVSDYARYTAGTAMLETAERLSDEEGEPALQQYLLLLGALRALTGGEHAPGLVLDAFILRSLSVAGYAPSFRDCAGCGEEPPDALPYRFFSLPAGGVVCPGCKPGGSAMPQQATVELLGALLAGEWGIADSSEGRHRREASGLVAAYLQWHLERGLRSLRLVER; this is translated from the coding sequence GTGACCCTGTATCGCGACGACGGCATCGTCCTGCGCACCCAGCGCCTGGGCGAGGCCGACCGCGTCATCACCGTGCTGACCAGGGAGCGCGGCCGGCTGCGGCTGGTGGCCAAGGGCGTGCGCCGGACCACCTCGAAGTTCGGCGCCCGGCTCGAGCCGTTCGCGCACGTGGACTTCCAGACCTTCGACAAGCAGGGCCGCGCCCTCGGCATGATCACCCAGGCCGAGACCATCGCCGCGTACGGGCAGCGGATCGTCTCCGACTACGCGCGCTACACGGCCGGCACGGCGATGCTGGAGACGGCCGAGCGGTTGTCCGACGAGGAGGGCGAGCCCGCGCTGCAGCAGTACCTGCTGCTGCTCGGCGCGCTGCGCGCGCTCACCGGCGGCGAGCACGCGCCCGGCCTGGTGCTCGACGCCTTCATCCTGCGCTCGCTCTCGGTGGCGGGCTACGCCCCGTCCTTCCGGGACTGCGCCGGCTGCGGCGAGGAGCCGCCGGACGCGCTGCCGTACCGGTTCTTCTCCCTGCCGGCCGGCGGCGTGGTGTGCCCCGGCTGCAAGCCGGGCGGCTCGGCGATGCCGCAGCAGGCGACGGTGGAGCTGCTCGGCGCGCTGCTGGCGGGCGAGTGGGGCATAGCCGACTCGAGCGAGGGGCGGCACCGGCGCGAGGCGAGCGGGCTGGTCGCGGCCTACTTGCAGTGGCACCTCGAGCGCGGACTGCGCTCGCTGCGGCTAGTGGAACGCTGA
- a CDS encoding isoprenyl transferase, producing MPGPARPAGPRAYRAPKPHKDGAEPPKIPGELVPKHVAIVMDGNGRWAKSRGLSRTEGHEVGEKSLFDVVEGAVQIGVTHISAYAFSTENWKRSPEEVRWLMGFNRLTIRRRIDEMDELGVRIRWSGRRPRLWKSVIDELEMAEERTRDNDRFTLNMCVNYGGRAEVVDAAAALARDVAAGRVNPNRIDERVFARYLDEPDMPDVDLFLRSSGEQRTSNFMLWQAAYAEMVFLDTLWPDFDRTHLWHAIQIYADRDRRFGGAMPNPVADDAARTPSPLAG from the coding sequence ATCCCCGGTCCGGCGCGCCCGGCCGGGCCGCGCGCGTACCGCGCCCCGAAGCCGCACAAGGACGGCGCCGAGCCGCCGAAGATCCCGGGCGAGCTGGTGCCCAAGCACGTCGCGATCGTGATGGACGGCAACGGCCGCTGGGCCAAGTCGCGGGGCCTCTCGCGCACCGAGGGCCACGAGGTGGGCGAGAAGTCGCTCTTCGACGTGGTCGAGGGGGCCGTGCAGATCGGGGTGACGCACATCTCGGCGTACGCGTTCTCCACCGAGAACTGGAAGCGCTCGCCGGAGGAGGTGCGCTGGCTGATGGGCTTCAACCGGCTCACCATCCGCCGCCGGATCGACGAGATGGACGAGCTCGGAGTGCGCATCCGCTGGTCCGGGCGGCGGCCGCGGCTGTGGAAGTCGGTCATCGACGAGCTGGAGATGGCCGAGGAGCGCACCCGGGACAACGACCGGTTCACCTTGAACATGTGCGTGAACTACGGCGGCCGGGCCGAGGTCGTGGACGCGGCGGCGGCGCTGGCCCGGGACGTGGCGGCGGGCCGGGTCAACCCGAACCGGATCGACGAGCGGGTCTTCGCCCGGTACCTGGACGAGCCGGACATGCCGGACGTGGACCTGTTCCTGCGCTCCTCCGGCGAGCAGCGCACCTCGAACTTCATGCTCTGGCAGGCCGCCTACGCGGAGATGGTGTTCCTGGACACGCTCTGGCCGGATTTCGACCGCACCCACCTGTGGCACGCCATCCAGATCTACGCGGACCGGGACCGCCGCTTCGGCGGGGCCATGCCCAACCCGGTCGCCGACGACGCCGCGCGCACGCCGAGCCCGCTGGCGGGCTGA
- a CDS encoding glycerate kinase: MTEAWIVIAPDKFKGSLTAVEVAEAVAEGLRAAEPDVELRLVPVADGGDGTVDAAVSAGFERRRARVRGPLGEPVDAEYAVANHTAVVELAEASGLRRLPAGVFDPLHASTYGTGELIRAALDAGARTLVLGVGGSASTDGGAGMLAALGARFLDGAGAELEPCGASLAELASVDLSGLDERIAQTEVILATDVDNPLLGTFGAAAVYGPQKGAAPEDVLALETGLGRLVDVLIKQFGEHAVAAAAQPGAGSAGGVGYGAIVALGASVRPGIELMLELLGVEQAMRGARLVVTGEGSLDEQSLRGKAPVGVARLAALHGVPVAAVCGRLALTEDQLRRAGILRAFALTEIEPDPERCMIDAAALLTRLAPRLLG, from the coding sequence GTGACCGAGGCTTGGATAGTGATCGCGCCGGACAAGTTCAAGGGTTCGCTGACGGCCGTCGAGGTGGCCGAGGCCGTGGCCGAGGGGCTGCGCGCGGCGGAGCCCGACGTCGAGCTGCGGCTGGTGCCGGTGGCCGACGGCGGCGACGGCACCGTGGACGCGGCCGTCTCGGCCGGCTTCGAGCGCCGCCGGGCGCGGGTGCGCGGGCCGCTCGGCGAGCCGGTGGACGCCGAGTACGCGGTGGCCAATCACACCGCGGTGGTCGAGCTGGCCGAGGCCAGCGGACTGCGCCGGCTCCCGGCGGGCGTGTTCGACCCCTTGCACGCCTCGACCTACGGCACCGGCGAGCTGATCCGGGCCGCGCTCGACGCGGGCGCGCGCACCCTGGTGCTGGGCGTCGGCGGCAGCGCCAGCACCGACGGCGGCGCGGGCATGCTGGCCGCGCTCGGCGCCCGCTTCCTCGACGGCGCCGGAGCCGAGCTCGAACCCTGCGGTGCCTCGCTGGCCGAGCTCGCCTCGGTCGACCTGTCCGGCCTCGACGAGCGGATCGCGCAGACCGAGGTCATCCTGGCCACCGACGTGGACAACCCGCTGCTCGGCACCTTCGGCGCGGCCGCGGTCTACGGGCCGCAGAAGGGCGCCGCGCCCGAGGACGTGCTCGCCCTCGAGACCGGCCTCGGCCGCCTGGTCGACGTGCTGATCAAGCAGTTCGGCGAGCACGCGGTGGCCGCCGCGGCCCAGCCCGGCGCCGGTTCGGCCGGCGGCGTGGGCTACGGCGCGATCGTCGCCCTCGGCGCGAGCGTGCGCCCCGGCATCGAGCTGATGCTCGAGCTGCTCGGGGTGGAGCAGGCCATGCGCGGCGCGCGGCTGGTGGTCACCGGCGAGGGCTCGCTGGACGAGCAGAGCCTGCGCGGCAAGGCGCCGGTCGGCGTGGCCCGGCTGGCCGCGCTGCACGGCGTGCCGGTGGCGGCGGTGTGCGGCCGGCTGGCGCTGACGGAGGATCAGCTGCGCCGGGCCGGTATCCTCCGGGCCTTCGCGCTGACCGAGATCGAGCCCGACCCGGAGCGCTGCATGATCGACGCGGCCGCGCTGCTCACCCGGCTCGCGCCGCGCCTGCTCGGCTGA
- a CDS encoding PadR family transcriptional regulator, which yields MTPVFGHGRLRLYLLKLLEESPRHGYEIIQQLRERFAGLYSPSAGTVYPRLARLETEGLIRHESDGGRKVYRITDAGRAELAARADELAELETEIRASARDLAEGIRQEVRETAKAVQQELADQARRAQQSSEGGKGAPGWFGAPPWAPPQPPTPPPPQDAPPFPGLPGFPPGFPPGSEEWGWDQWKDWKRQQRDAARDWKQQAREQQQEWRQAQREHQQEWKQRQRDWQRDWKEQWARQWKEQWQQQEAEQDDEPRIWGAGGFGVDLSQLGELFGYLRRQGGPVADALRRRTRQNSPLTEAEQARAREIVDRALADLLDLLDGPKDAPPEP from the coding sequence ATGACTCCGGTCTTCGGCCACGGCCGGCTTCGGCTCTACCTGCTCAAACTGCTCGAGGAGAGTCCGCGGCACGGCTACGAGATCATCCAGCAGCTGCGCGAGCGCTTCGCCGGGCTCTACTCGCCCAGCGCCGGCACCGTCTACCCGCGCCTGGCCCGGCTCGAGACCGAGGGCCTGATCCGGCACGAGTCCGACGGCGGGCGCAAGGTCTACCGGATCACCGACGCCGGCCGGGCCGAGCTCGCCGCCCGGGCCGACGAACTGGCCGAGCTCGAGACCGAGATCCGCGCCTCCGCGCGGGACCTGGCCGAGGGCATCCGGCAGGAGGTGCGCGAGACGGCGAAGGCGGTGCAGCAGGAGCTGGCCGACCAGGCCCGTCGCGCCCAGCAGAGCTCTGAGGGCGGCAAGGGCGCCCCCGGCTGGTTCGGCGCGCCGCCGTGGGCCCCGCCGCAGCCGCCGACCCCGCCTCCGCCGCAGGACGCGCCGCCCTTCCCGGGGCTGCCGGGTTTTCCCCCTGGATTCCCGCCGGGATCCGAGGAGTGGGGCTGGGATCAGTGGAAGGACTGGAAGCGCCAGCAGCGCGACGCGGCGCGCGACTGGAAGCAGCAGGCGCGCGAACAGCAGCAGGAGTGGCGCCAGGCTCAGCGCGAGCACCAGCAGGAGTGGAAGCAGCGTCAGCGCGACTGGCAGCGTGACTGGAAGGAGCAGTGGGCGCGCCAGTGGAAGGAGCAGTGGCAGCAGCAGGAGGCGGAGCAGGACGACGAGCCCCGCATCTGGGGCGCCGGCGGGTTCGGCGTGGACCTGTCGCAGCTCGGTGAGCTCTTCGGCTACCTGCGGCGCCAGGGCGGCCCGGTGGCCGACGCGCTGCGACGCCGGACCCGCCAGAACAGTCCGCTGACCGAGGCCGAGCAGGCCCGGGCCCGCGAGATCGTGGACCGCGCGCTGGCCGACCTGCTCGACCTGCTCGACGGCCCGAAGGACGCGCCGCCGGAGCCGTAG
- a CDS encoding DUF4097 family beta strand repeat-containing protein, protein MTESWKIEQPEQLAIGEGVRRLRLHAVGGRINVLGVDGPAALEVSRISGPPLTVELTDGELVVRHGEESLRSGLLGWLTRGARQEVELSLSVPPDALVEVTVVSGPVVLSNLHERVTLKGVSGELTLAGMYGPTSVTTVSGAVTVEQATDDLSVRAVSGAITVLAGSGGKIDLNTVAGAITLDLEEPLPPRVKATCVSGGLTMRLPHDPDVEVDLTSTSGHATSQFAEIAASRKPGSSRLAGRVGDGRARLTGHTVSGAITVLRREPDDEGPIEDERPGTGHDDGIEDAR, encoded by the coding sequence ATGACCGAGTCGTGGAAGATCGAACAGCCGGAGCAACTCGCCATCGGGGAGGGCGTGCGCCGACTGCGGCTGCACGCCGTCGGCGGCCGGATCAACGTGCTGGGCGTCGACGGCCCGGCCGCGCTCGAGGTGAGCCGGATCAGCGGGCCGCCGCTGACGGTCGAGCTGACCGACGGCGAGCTGGTGGTGCGGCACGGGGAGGAGTCGCTGCGCTCCGGCCTGCTCGGCTGGCTCACCCGCGGCGCCCGGCAGGAGGTGGAGCTCTCGCTCTCGGTCCCGCCGGACGCGCTGGTCGAGGTGACCGTGGTCTCCGGGCCGGTGGTCCTGTCCAACCTGCACGAGCGGGTCACCCTCAAGGGGGTCTCCGGCGAGCTGACCCTGGCCGGCATGTACGGCCCGACCTCGGTGACCACCGTCTCCGGCGCGGTGACGGTGGAGCAGGCCACCGACGACCTGAGCGTGCGCGCCGTCTCCGGCGCGATCACCGTGCTGGCCGGCTCCGGCGGCAAGATCGACCTGAACACGGTGGCCGGCGCCATCACCCTCGACCTCGAGGAGCCGCTGCCGCCGCGGGTCAAGGCCACCTGCGTCTCCGGCGGCCTGACCATGCGGCTGCCGCACGACCCGGACGTCGAGGTCGACCTCACCTCCACCTCCGGCCACGCCACCAGCCAGTTCGCCGAGATCGCGGCCAGCCGCAAGCCGGGCAGCTCGCGCCTGGCCGGCCGGGTCGGCGACGGCCGGGCCCGGCTGACCGGGCACACCGTCTCCGGCGCGATCACCGTGCTGCGCCGCGAGCCGGACGACGAGGGACCCATCGAGGACGAGCGCCCGGGCACCGGGCACGACGACGGAATCGAGGACGCGCGATGA
- a CDS encoding enoyl-CoA hydratase-related protein gives MRILLIATAFNSLSQRVHAELAEEGHELAVVLAACGEQEMREAVFGPGHRAGESKPVYDLCIAPMLTSAIPRDVWEAVPCFIVHPGPPGDRGPSSLDWALHRGVDTWGVTVLQAVAEMDAGPVWAHASFRVTPGVSKSDLYRGELSDAASTAVREAVRRFAFGERPATARHVATRPFFPQQLREIDWARGSAEHVSALLRAADSSPGVLDEIDGEPFYLYGAAPEYALRGRPGTLLATRAGAVCRATADGAVWFTHAKAKRKPGGPPGIKLPAALALAGRVAHLPECPGSPEISYRERGEVGMLGFRFPGGATSAEQCRRLLRAYRHALTRPTRVLVFGGQRDFFGNGIHLGVIDAAANPGAESWANIVAIDDVVEAVARTTDRLVVAALGGNAAAGGVVLAQAADEVWVRDGVVLNPHYRLMGLYGSEYWTYLLPRRIGQAETERVMEAALPVGSARALRLGLADRLVSAPPEAFTEAVWTVAFELAAAPGLEARIAAKARRLEQDEARRGLDDYRREELARMRAIFDDPHAPYHALRSAFVRKALPDRTPEHLRRVAAAV, from the coding sequence TTGCGGATCCTGCTGATCGCGACCGCTTTCAACAGTCTGTCACAGCGCGTCCACGCCGAACTCGCGGAGGAGGGCCACGAACTCGCCGTGGTGCTCGCTGCCTGCGGTGAACAGGAGATGCGCGAAGCGGTGTTCGGGCCCGGACACCGGGCCGGCGAATCCAAACCGGTATACGACCTCTGCATAGCCCCGATGCTCACCAGCGCGATACCCCGGGACGTGTGGGAGGCAGTGCCCTGTTTCATCGTGCACCCCGGCCCGCCCGGGGACCGCGGGCCCTCCTCGCTGGACTGGGCCCTGCACCGCGGCGTGGACACCTGGGGCGTGACGGTGCTCCAGGCGGTGGCGGAGATGGACGCCGGGCCGGTCTGGGCGCACGCGTCCTTCCGGGTGACGCCGGGGGTCTCCAAGAGCGACCTGTACCGCGGCGAGCTGTCCGACGCGGCGAGCACCGCCGTGCGCGAGGCCGTGCGCCGGTTCGCGTTCGGCGAGCGGCCCGCCACCGCGCGGCACGTGGCCACCCGCCCGTTCTTCCCGCAGCAGCTGCGCGAGATCGACTGGGCCCGAGGCTCCGCCGAGCACGTCAGCGCCCTGTTACGGGCCGCGGACTCCAGCCCGGGCGTGCTCGACGAGATCGACGGGGAGCCGTTCTACCTCTACGGCGCCGCGCCCGAGTACGCGCTGCGCGGCCGTCCGGGGACGCTGCTGGCCACCCGCGCGGGCGCGGTCTGCCGGGCCACCGCGGACGGCGCGGTCTGGTTCACCCACGCCAAGGCCAAGCGCAAGCCCGGCGGCCCGCCCGGGATCAAGCTGCCCGCCGCGCTCGCCCTGGCCGGGCGGGTGGCGCACCTGCCGGAGTGCCCCGGCTCACCCGAGATCTCCTACCGGGAGCGGGGCGAGGTGGGCATGCTCGGCTTCCGCTTCCCCGGCGGCGCCACCAGCGCGGAACAGTGCCGGCGGCTGCTGCGGGCGTACCGGCACGCGCTGACCCGCCCGACCCGGGTGCTCGTCTTCGGCGGACAGCGCGACTTCTTCGGCAACGGCATCCACCTCGGCGTGATCGACGCGGCGGCGAACCCGGGCGCCGAGTCCTGGGCCAACATCGTCGCGATCGACGACGTGGTCGAGGCGGTCGCGCGCACCACGGACCGGCTGGTGGTGGCCGCGCTGGGCGGGAACGCCGCGGCCGGCGGCGTGGTGCTGGCCCAGGCCGCCGACGAGGTGTGGGTGCGCGACGGAGTGGTGCTCAACCCGCACTACCGGCTGATGGGGCTCTACGGCTCGGAGTACTGGACCTACCTGCTCCCGCGCCGGATCGGCCAGGCGGAGACCGAACGGGTGATGGAGGCGGCGCTGCCGGTCGGCTCGGCCCGGGCGCTGCGGCTGGGACTGGCCGATCGGCTGGTCAGCGCGCCGCCGGAGGCGTTCACCGAGGCGGTGTGGACGGTGGCCTTCGAGCTGGCCGCCGCGCCCGGGCTCGAGGCCAGGATCGCGGCGAAGGCCCGGCGGCTGGAGCAGGACGAGGCGCGACGCGGCCTCGACGACTACCGGCGCGAGGAGCTGGCCAGGATGCGCGCGATCTTCGACGATCCGCACGCGCCGTACCACGCGCTGCGCTCGGCCTTCGTGCGCAAGGCGCTGCCGGACCGCACGCCCGAGCACCTGCGGCGGGTCGCGGCGGCGGTCTGA
- a CDS encoding Fur family transcriptional regulator: protein MQREETGARSSIPAPGRSTRQRAAVAALLEETEDFVSAQQLHDRLRHRGDSVGLTTVYRTLQSLAETGMVDVVRTDEGEAVYRRCSSGTHHHHLVCRGCGTAVEVEGPAVEAWAGKIAAEHGFIEVEHTLEIFGTCAACAAKSEN from the coding sequence ATGCAGCGAGAAGAAACCGGGGCCCGCTCCTCGATCCCCGCCCCTGGTCGTTCTACCAGGCAGCGCGCGGCGGTGGCCGCCCTGCTGGAGGAGACCGAGGACTTCGTCTCCGCGCAGCAGCTGCACGACCGGCTGCGGCACCGGGGCGACTCGGTGGGCCTGACCACCGTCTACCGCACCCTCCAGTCTCTGGCCGAGACCGGGATGGTGGACGTGGTGCGCACCGACGAGGGCGAAGCCGTCTACCGCCGCTGCTCCAGCGGCACGCACCACCACCACCTGGTCTGCCGCGGCTGCGGCACCGCGGTCGAGGTCGAGGGCCCGGCCGTAGAGGCCTGGGCCGGCAAGATCGCCGCGGAGCACGGCTTCATCGAGGTCGAGCACACGCTGGAGATCTTCGGCACCTGCGCGGCCTGCGCCGCCAAGAGCGAGAACTAG
- a CDS encoding glycine--tRNA ligase has product MAADKIETIVRLAKARGIVFPSSEIYGGSRAAYDYGPLGVELKENIKRQWWQAMVRGREDVVGLDSSVILAREVWEASGHVKEFTDPLTECLSCHKRYRADHLEEAYEAKHHHLPEHGLADVNCPNCGNKGQFTEPKQFNGMLSTHLGAVADGSGLHYLRPETAQGIFVSYKSVLESSRRKIPFGIGQIGKSFRNEITPGNFIFRTREFEQMEMEFFVRPGEDEQWHEYWITERTNWYTGLGINPDNLRLYEHPKEKLSHYSKRTVDLEYRFNFGGSEFGELEGIANRTDFDLSTHSNASGNDLSYFDQANNERFTPYVIEPAAGVNRAMLAFLLDAFVEEEAPSATGKMEKRAVLKLDRRLAPVKVAVLPLSRNTDLSPKAQGLANSLRRNWNIDFDDAQGIGRRYRRQDEIGTPFCVTVDFDTLEDNAVTVRERDTMTQERVSLDQVEAYLGARLTGC; this is encoded by the coding sequence GTGGCCGCCGACAAGATCGAAACCATCGTCCGACTGGCCAAGGCCAGGGGCATCGTCTTCCCCTCCAGCGAGATCTACGGCGGCTCCCGTGCCGCGTACGACTACGGTCCGCTGGGGGTGGAGCTCAAGGAGAACATCAAGCGGCAGTGGTGGCAGGCGATGGTCCGCGGCCGCGAGGACGTCGTCGGCCTCGACTCCTCGGTGATCCTGGCCCGCGAGGTCTGGGAGGCCTCCGGCCACGTCAAGGAGTTCACCGACCCGCTGACCGAGTGCCTCTCCTGCCACAAGCGCTACCGGGCGGACCACCTGGAAGAGGCCTACGAGGCCAAGCACCACCACCTGCCGGAGCACGGCCTGGCCGACGTCAACTGCCCCAACTGCGGCAACAAGGGCCAGTTCACCGAGCCCAAGCAGTTCAACGGCATGCTCTCCACCCACCTCGGCGCCGTCGCCGACGGCTCGGGCCTGCACTACCTGCGCCCGGAGACCGCGCAGGGCATCTTCGTGTCCTACAAGTCCGTGCTCGAGTCGAGCCGGCGCAAGATCCCGTTCGGCATCGGCCAGATCGGCAAGTCCTTCCGCAACGAGATCACCCCGGGCAACTTCATCTTCCGCACCCGCGAGTTCGAGCAGATGGAGATGGAGTTCTTCGTCCGGCCGGGCGAGGACGAGCAGTGGCACGAGTACTGGATCACCGAGCGCACGAACTGGTACACCGGGCTCGGCATCAACCCGGACAACCTCCGGCTCTACGAGCACCCGAAGGAGAAGCTGTCGCACTACTCGAAGCGCACCGTCGACCTCGAGTACCGCTTCAACTTCGGCGGCAGCGAGTTCGGCGAGCTCGAGGGCATCGCCAACCGCACCGACTTCGACCTGAGCACCCACTCGAACGCCTCGGGCAACGACCTGTCGTACTTCGACCAGGCCAACAACGAGCGCTTCACCCCGTACGTGATCGAGCCGGCCGCGGGCGTGAACCGGGCCATGCTGGCCTTCCTGCTCGACGCGTTCGTGGAGGAGGAGGCGCCGAGCGCGACCGGCAAGATGGAGAAGCGCGCGGTGCTCAAGCTGGACCGGCGCCTGGCCCCGGTGAAGGTGGCCGTGCTGCCGCTCTCGCGCAACACGGACCTGTCCCCCAAGGCGCAGGGCCTGGCCAACTCGCTGCGCCGGAACTGGAACATCGACTTCGACGACGCGCAGGGCATCGGCCGCCGCTACCGTCGCCAGGACGAGATCGGCACCCCGTTCTGCGTCACCGTGGACTTCGACACCCTCGAGGACAACGCGGTGACCGTGCGCGAGCGCGACACCATGACGCAGGAGCGGGTCTCGCTCGACCAGGTCGAGGCCTACCTCGGCGCGCGGCTGACCGGCTGCTGA
- a CDS encoding DUF2625 family protein: MRELNELTDVDDPAWPPLQELFASSEVPLRVLPVGDAEGRRGLLQLQVTARSVLGSLTLNCGGLVVDDGWVRVFGGGSSADAGSMPSLAQVNAFPAAFDPAWQPDGALIVGQDAAGGVFALNGADPAAHGRPGEPGQMTYFAPDTLAWEAMQFGHSQWITWLLSDGRLEKFYEGTRWPGWREEAAALTYTQGITVYPFLWSEEAHADLAKTTRRAVPMREVLGVAADFARQMGPADPGFLGEV, from the coding sequence ATGCGCGAACTCAATGAGCTGACGGACGTGGACGATCCGGCCTGGCCGCCCTTGCAAGAGCTTTTCGCCTCCAGCGAGGTTCCGTTGCGGGTGCTGCCGGTCGGCGATGCCGAAGGTCGCAGGGGCCTGCTGCAGCTGCAGGTGACGGCGCGGTCCGTGCTCGGATCGCTGACCCTCAACTGCGGCGGCCTGGTCGTGGACGACGGCTGGGTGCGGGTGTTCGGCGGAGGATCGAGCGCGGACGCGGGAAGCATGCCGAGCCTGGCCCAGGTCAACGCCTTCCCGGCGGCCTTCGACCCGGCCTGGCAGCCGGACGGCGCGTTGATCGTCGGCCAGGACGCGGCAGGCGGAGTGTTCGCGTTGAACGGCGCCGATCCGGCTGCCCACGGCCGTCCCGGCGAGCCGGGACAGATGACGTACTTCGCCCCGGACACGCTGGCTTGGGAGGCCATGCAGTTCGGCCACTCCCAGTGGATCACCTGGCTGCTGTCGGACGGCCGGCTGGAGAAGTTCTACGAGGGGACGCGCTGGCCGGGTTGGCGCGAGGAAGCCGCGGCGCTGACGTACACCCAGGGCATCACGGTCTATCCGTTCCTGTGGAGCGAAGAAGCCCATGCGGACCTCGCGAAGACCACTCGGCGCGCGGTGCCGATGCGCGAGGTTCTCGGCGTGGCAGCGGATTTCGCCCGGCAGATGGGCCCGGCCGACCCCGGCTTCCTCGGCGAGGTCTGA
- a CDS encoding IS256 family transposase, producing the protein MDQVLSVEAEEPLVEEHEQVEGARRVAAILAPEAIDSLLAEAEKAGGDAQELLAAITKAVLERALQVEMADHLGYEKGDPAGVGSPNSRNGSYPKTVVTASGPVRLQAPRDRAGSFEPRIVPKRTKRLGQVDEMILSLYARGMSTRDIRDHLAEVYGAEISPALVSNVTEVVREEITEWQNRALDAVYPILYIDAIVVKVRESGSVVNKAAHLVIGVDTDGYKQVLGIWIEQKEGSRFWLNVLTSLRNRGLKDALVVCCDGLSGLPEAIGHVWPEAIVQTCVVHLIRTSMRYVAYADRKKIAAALRPIYTAANASAAEAALEALRGTFARSAPGVISAWERSWETFIPFLDFPLELRRVIYTTNAIESMNFQLRKISKTRGHFPDDDAAIKLLYLGIRRIEGRHIDGVGRHVPAGQLRGTGTYGWKRALNDFAIRFPGKLPV; encoded by the coding sequence ATGGACCAGGTGCTGTCGGTGGAGGCCGAGGAGCCCCTGGTCGAGGAGCACGAGCAGGTCGAGGGTGCCCGTCGGGTCGCTGCGATCCTGGCTCCGGAGGCGATCGACTCTCTGCTGGCCGAGGCCGAGAAGGCCGGGGGCGACGCGCAGGAGCTGCTGGCTGCGATCACCAAGGCGGTGCTCGAGCGGGCGCTGCAGGTGGAGATGGCGGATCACCTCGGCTACGAGAAGGGGGATCCGGCCGGGGTCGGCTCGCCCAACTCGCGCAACGGCTCCTACCCCAAGACCGTGGTCACCGCGTCCGGGCCGGTGCGCCTGCAGGCCCCGCGTGATCGGGCCGGCTCGTTCGAGCCGCGGATCGTGCCCAAGCGCACCAAGAGGCTCGGGCAGGTCGACGAGATGATCCTCTCGCTCTACGCCCGGGGGATGTCCACCCGCGACATCCGCGACCACCTCGCCGAGGTCTACGGCGCCGAGATCTCCCCCGCGCTGGTCTCGAACGTGACCGAGGTGGTGCGCGAGGAGATCACCGAATGGCAGAACCGCGCGCTCGACGCGGTGTATCCGATCCTTTACATCGACGCGATCGTGGTGAAGGTCCGCGAGTCCGGCAGCGTCGTGAACAAGGCCGCGCACCTGGTGATCGGCGTGGACACCGACGGGTACAAGCAGGTGCTCGGCATCTGGATCGAACAGAAGGAGGGCTCCCGGTTCTGGCTCAACGTCCTGACCTCCCTGCGCAACAGAGGCCTGAAAGACGCCCTCGTCGTGTGCTGCGACGGGCTGAGCGGGCTGCCCGAGGCGATCGGGCACGTATGGCCCGAGGCGATCGTGCAGACCTGCGTGGTCCACTTGATCCGCACCTCGATGCGGTATGTCGCCTACGCCGACCGCAAGAAGATCGCCGCCGCGCTGCGCCCGATCTACACCGCCGCGAACGCCTCGGCCGCCGAGGCCGCGCTCGAAGCGCTGCGCGGCACGTTCGCCCGCAGCGCACCCGGGGTGATCTCCGCATGGGAGCGGTCCTGGGAGACGTTCATACCGTTTCTCGACTTCCCCCTCGAGCTGCGACGGGTCATCTACACGACCAACGCCATCGAGTCGATGAACTTCCAGCTCCGCAAGATCAGCAAGACCCGCGGGCACTTTCCCGACGACGACGCCGCGATCAAACTGCTCTACCTCGGCATCCGCCGCATCGAGGGCCGCCACATCGACGGCGTGGGACGCCACGTGCCGGCCGGACAGCTGCGCGGCACCGGGACCTACGGCTGGAAGCGGGCCCTGAACGACTTCGCGATCCGCTTCCCCGGCAAACTCCCGGTCTGA